The Solanum pennellii chromosome 4, SPENNV200 genomic interval aattatgatagttagagaaaattaaaaattataaataatattataaattgtaattttttatttatttttatgaattaattaatattaaaagttatttttgttgtgggGGGACAAGCGGATCTAATGCACAACTACGCTTTAACAATTTGGATTATCCATTTATTCTCTATCTTTAGAATTGGTTTTCCTTTGTaattaaaacttcaaaaattcaaggATTTACCAAAATCATTTGTTAAGTTCTTGTTATTCTTTGTATAGTTGCTAATCTAGGTTGATCTTTATTGTTTCAACACCAGTTCCTTAGTTATTCATTCGTAATTCTTCCTGGATTGGTTGGTGTATTAGTCGAttgaaaaaacacaaaaaaaaataaatagagataAACAAAGCCAAACTGTTATAAGACGCCTCATACTACAATTCTTTGCAATGCACAAGAGAATAGCTAGCCCTATAACACCAAATTTGGTGACCAGTTTAGTGACTAGTCTTCCTATTATTGCTTAGAGTCTCCACTGGTATCCCAGTTAAGTGCTTGGTCTTCATCTTGCTTATGGCCTCAGAAGGTCTAAGGCTCTTAGGGCAACATGCTGTGCAATTTCCTATTGCCCTGCATCGATATAAACGCCTTTCATCCTCTGTTATCGCCTGCAGTCTCTCATTTGCAAAATCATCTCGACTGaaacaaaacaaagaagaaaaaaattaatcaaaattatgaacaatttttttccgtatgttttgatttttgagtaTTAATTAACCTGTCCGATATCCATCGATAGGTATTGATCAATGCTGCAGGGCCAAGGAACTCCTCGGGATTCCACCAATAAGAAGGGCAAGAAGAAGTGCAACAAGCACAtaatatacattcatataagCCATCAAGCTTCTTCCTCTCTTCAGGTGTTTGCCTATACTCTTTCCCCTCCGGCGGAGGATTTCGCGTCTTTAGCCATGGCTCTATGGACCTACAATTCAGAAACACATAAGATTAGACACaattaaaatttgatcaaaaattaataaactcGATGAAAGGAAATTACTTGTACTGGTGATAGAAATTAGAGAGATCGACGACCAAATCTTTGATTACAAACAAGTGAGGAAGAGGAGTTATGGTCATTGGTCTGCTCGTATCTGTATCAATAGGCTTGAGACATGCTACTGTATTAACGCCATTTATGTTCATGGCGCATGATCCACATATCCCTTCTCTACATGATCTCCTGTAAGTTAAACTCGAATCTACCTCTCCTTTTATCTTTTGCAATGCATCTAGAACCTAGAAAGAACAAAATTCGAATCAACAATGCGCTAACATTTAGCGCGATGAGTCAAACTTTAAAcggattttgattttttttttcaaaatttaacatatatttgtactttttttttctggaaaaagatgatgaattaattaatgacgTGGCAGTATagtataaaaaatagttttgcaaaattgaaaaaaaaattattaaaaaataaaaacatgaattagTCTTTTCTCAAAGAAAATTCACATCAATAAATGGATCAAAACTTTTAACAGATGATATAGATGAATCTTTTCTCAAAGGTTAAGAACACACATTTGAGCATTTCCTTGAAATTAGATTGTAAACTACAAACATAACACAATAAAAAGTTAGAATAAGAGGACATACCATGGGGCCACAAGAGGgaaggtgaagaaaaaaagattgaaaatagGGCTTTTGGTTTGGATTATGAGGACTCCATCTATAAATTCTAAATTCCTTGCATTTGTCATCACCTCTTTTGAGTTTCTCAATAGACTTCACAACTTCTTCTCCATGTTGTTGCCCAATTGGATGTCCATCAAGTATAGGGAACTCCTTTCTCCAACCCCCAACTACTTTCTTCATCCCCTCTTTTATCAAATTTCTtgacattttttctttcttccaataatatttttgtaattagaagaacactaatctaattttttgttataaagTGAGTAGTTGCATGCATGCACGCAAGTGGATTATAAATGAGACACCTTGTTTCAACGTGTCAAAGCTTCACTGTCATTTGTTTTTTAGCTTTACGGTGCTGCAATTTATGATACGTAGTGTACTCGATATTATAATTTTagtattcaatttttaaaatattagtataaCATTACTATATCAACTTAATTTGCTGTAGTTTAGTATTTTTG includes:
- the LOC107017398 gene encoding succinate dehydrogenase [ubiquinone] iron-sulfur subunit 3, mitochondrial-like — its product is MSRNLIKEGMKKVVGGWRKEFPILDGHPIGQQHGEEVVKSIEKLKRGDDKCKEFRIYRWSPHNPNQKPYFQSFFLHLPSCGPMVLDALQKIKGEVDSSLTYRRSCREGICGSCAMNINGVNTVACLKPIDTDTSRPMTITPLPHLFVIKDLVVDLSNFYHQYKSIEPWLKTRNPPPEGKEYRQTPEERKKLDGLYECILCACCTSSCPSYWWNPEEFLGPAALINTYRWISDSRDDFANERLQAITEDERRLYRCRAIGNCTACCPKSLRPSEAISKMKTKHLTGIPVETLSNNRKTSH